A window of the Chloroflexota bacterium genome harbors these coding sequences:
- the lgt gene encoding prolipoprotein diacylglyceryl transferase, producing the protein MHIGIDPNIATFGSFSIGWHGILMFIGIIVGVLLTLHLAKRAGFTEDIIYTSSICAVIFGLIGARITHILDHLDDYRGNPGELIALWNGGLGWYGGLIGGILAVVVYSRIRKFSLGRFADAAAPGIMLGLSIGRIGCTINGDSVGTPTSLPWGFIYTNPDSYAYPYLWVATHPAAVYEIIWNMALFALLWRLKDRIKPDGSLFLVMIVVYSFGRFFISFVRDEVTVLGPLHESHIISIALFVIAVGLLAYRKVRLMKPEPPEVKVQEPQP; encoded by the coding sequence ATGCACATAGGCATAGACCCCAACATTGCCACCTTCGGGTCCTTTTCTATTGGCTGGCATGGAATCCTCATGTTCATTGGCATAATAGTGGGTGTGCTGCTCACGCTGCACCTGGCCAAGAGGGCGGGGTTCACGGAGGACATCATCTACACCTCTTCCATCTGTGCAGTTATCTTTGGCCTGATAGGGGCAAGGATCACCCATATCCTGGATCATCTTGATGACTATCGTGGCAACCCCGGTGAGCTGATTGCTTTGTGGAACGGGGGGTTGGGCTGGTATGGCGGGCTGATCGGGGGTATCCTGGCGGTGGTCGTCTATTCTCGAATCAGGAAATTCTCGCTGGGGCGCTTTGCCGATGCCGCTGCCCCCGGTATTATGTTAGGACTCTCTATTGGCAGGATTGGCTGCACCATAAACGGGGATTCGGTCGGGACGCCGACCTCGCTGCCCTGGGGCTTTATCTATACCAATCCGGATTCCTATGCTTATCCCTACCTGTGGGTCGCCACCCACCCGGCGGCGGTATATGAAATCATATGGAACATGGCACTTTTCGCGCTGCTGTGGCGGTTGAAGGATCGGATAAAGCCGGATGGGAGCCTCTTCCTGGTCATGATAGTAGTGTATTCCTTCGGGAGGTTCTTTATCAGTTTTGTCAGGGATGAGGTGACGGTGCTGGGTCCGCTGCACGAGTCACATATTATATCCATTGCTCTTTTTGTGATCGCGGTGGGTTTGCTAGCTTATCGAAAGGTGAGGCTGATGAAACCGGAGCCTCCAGAGGTGAAGGTTCAGGAGCCGCAGCCTTAG
- a CDS encoding magnesium transporter CorA: MEELEMNVNAQKISPSQPEGFQKHWFCVAMSPSGGSIYKTDAESPEGFLEILGQAPVAWVDYWTDDFDKEAPIAAAQLGFSDALISSLTGDSRLTYQDFDTEMGIRLPSIQVHQFQVERYPLLLLIRRNFILSIHPINVDRRYRRLRRYADTFIRKIRLEACAEDKLTLLLMRLIDETNERNFEHLRQVEELGDALNKDMSNPNAPRQDLGPKIYEMKHALITYLDGLWETVDVLHALRYGDAELITDNPKLLTRMALLTEDVNGQIGLAEHLSEVLASGLETLQTIYNNQLQVINNRLSLVITYLTILGTAFLVPNTLATILSSSAFNMETDDIGWYVALLVGSTVLATGAAYWWARRWGPISKPNI, translated from the coding sequence ATGGAAGAACTTGAAATGAACGTGAATGCTCAGAAAATCAGCCCCAGCCAACCTGAGGGCTTCCAAAAACACTGGTTTTGCGTTGCCATGTCTCCATCAGGCGGCAGCATTTACAAGACTGACGCCGAGTCGCCAGAGGGCTTTCTGGAGATACTTGGCCAGGCACCGGTTGCGTGGGTCGACTACTGGACCGACGACTTCGATAAGGAAGCTCCCATTGCTGCAGCCCAGCTTGGCTTCAGTGATGCCCTGATCTCCTCTTTGACGGGGGATTCCCGCTTGACCTATCAGGACTTCGATACCGAGATGGGGATAAGGCTCCCATCTATTCAGGTTCACCAGTTTCAAGTGGAGCGGTACCCTCTATTGCTGCTCATACGCAGGAATTTCATCCTCTCTATTCACCCCATCAACGTGGATCGGAGATATCGCCGTCTGCGGAGATATGCAGATACCTTCATAAGGAAGATACGCCTTGAGGCCTGTGCTGAAGATAAGCTGACCCTGCTCCTCATGCGTCTAATTGATGAGACTAATGAGAGAAACTTTGAACACCTGCGGCAGGTGGAGGAACTCGGCGACGCACTGAACAAAGATATGTCGAACCCGAATGCGCCGCGTCAGGACCTGGGGCCGAAGATCTATGAAATGAAGCATGCCCTTATTACCTATCTGGATGGCCTCTGGGAAACCGTGGACGTGCTTCATGCCCTGCGATATGGAGATGCTGAGCTCATCACAGACAACCCGAAACTGCTCACCAGGATGGCCTTGCTGACCGAGGATGTCAACGGGCAGATCGGACTGGCGGAGCACCTTTCAGAGGTTCTGGCTTCGGGGCTGGAGACTCTGCAGACCATCTATAACAATCAGCTTCAGGTCATCAACAACAGGTTGTCGCTGGTTATCACCTATCTGACCATTCTAGGCACAGCCTTCCTTGTGCCCAATACCCTGGCTACCATCTTGAGCAGTTCTGCCTTTAATATGGAAACCGATGATATAGGCTGGTATGTGGCTTTGCTCGTTGGCTCGACTGTCCTGGCTACCGGGGCGGCCTACTGGTGGGCAAGGAGGTGGGGCCCCATATCTAAGCCAAATATCTAA
- the ftsY gene encoding signal recognition particle-docking protein FtsY, whose translation MFSLFKRKTEQAVKRSKETWFSKITSLFDRPTIDKQSWEELEELLIAADAGVDTAAKLIQRVKDRVGKERIGDTQQVRAALMQEMALMLKVDGKEPTAAASPRVILVVGVNGSGKTTTIAKLGYGYGKEGKVILAAADTFRAAAIEQLKWWGERIGAEVIAHQPGADPGAVVFDALQAAKTRGAQTVIVDTAGRLHTKFNLMEELKKIKRVVQRVDPSAPHEILLVLDATTGQNGLIQAKYFTETVGVNGIVLTKLDGTAKGGIVLAICDQLKIPVRFIGTGETLDDLAPFDPQTFVEAIMS comes from the coding sequence TTGTTTAGTCTGTTCAAACGGAAGACGGAGCAGGCTGTAAAGCGCAGCAAAGAGACGTGGTTCAGTAAGATCACCAGTCTATTTGATCGTCCTACCATAGACAAGCAGTCGTGGGAGGAGCTGGAGGAACTGCTCATTGCTGCCGATGCCGGGGTGGATACGGCCGCCAAGCTTATCCAGCGGGTGAAGGACAGGGTAGGCAAGGAGAGAATCGGCGATACCCAGCAGGTGCGGGCTGCTTTGATGCAGGAGATGGCCCTGATGTTGAAGGTCGATGGGAAGGAGCCGACTGCGGCAGCTTCTCCGAGAGTCATACTGGTGGTGGGTGTCAATGGTTCGGGCAAGACCACCACCATTGCCAAGCTGGGCTATGGTTATGGGAAAGAAGGAAAGGTGATACTGGCTGCGGCCGATACGTTCAGAGCGGCGGCCATTGAACAGCTCAAGTGGTGGGGTGAGCGGATAGGCGCTGAGGTCATTGCCCACCAGCCAGGGGCCGATCCGGGGGCGGTGGTCTTTGATGCCCTTCAGGCAGCCAAGACCCGTGGTGCCCAGACCGTCATCGTCGATACTGCCGGCCGCCTGCATACCAAGTTCAACCTGATGGAGGAACTGAAGAAGATAAAGCGCGTGGTTCAGAGGGTGGACCCTTCAGCTCCTCATGAGATACTGCTGGTCCTCGATGCGACCACCGGGCAGAATGGACTGATCCAGGCCAAGTATTTCACCGAGACCGTGGGGGTCAACGGCATCGTCCTGACCAAGCTGGACGGCACGGCCAAGGGCGGCATTGTGCTGGCCATCTGCGACCAGTTGAAGATACCGGTACGGTTCATTGGCACGGGGGAGACCCTGGACGATCTGGCGCCCTTTGATCCCCAGACCTTCGTAGAAGCCATCATGTCCTGA